One stretch of Halobaculum marinum DNA includes these proteins:
- a CDS encoding CPBP family intramembrane glutamic endopeptidase, whose protein sequence is MPPTANGRSFGDRFGVALLLGLPGIVALVGYIYFTTPASAVPAGLSLPLLALVSAINPLLLLVVACLLGAYAAPRVGFQSYIVDQRVSGSEIYQRLRNDVRVAVGTGIVGGVLIVVLDAVMMPLVAQDLPQSVIGATRPTVLNVFAYVPVRFLYGGLTEELMLRFGLMSVLVLVGWRITGRRADGPQPPVIWAAIVVAAVLFGLGHLPALAQSVALTPALVARTVLLNAVAGVIFGWLYWRRSLEAAMVAHASFHVPLVALSLVQVTLL, encoded by the coding sequence ATGCCTCCGACTGCGAACGGCCGTTCCTTTGGCGACCGGTTCGGTGTGGCCCTGCTGTTGGGTCTGCCGGGAATCGTGGCGCTCGTCGGCTACATCTACTTCACGACGCCGGCAAGCGCCGTCCCCGCCGGCCTGTCGCTTCCACTTCTCGCCCTCGTTTCGGCTATCAATCCACTGTTGCTTCTCGTCGTCGCGTGTCTGCTCGGGGCCTACGCAGCGCCGCGAGTGGGCTTTCAGTCGTACATCGTCGACCAGCGGGTGAGTGGCAGTGAGATCTATCAACGGCTCCGGAACGATGTCAGAGTAGCTGTCGGAACCGGCATCGTCGGGGGCGTCCTGATCGTCGTCCTCGACGCGGTCATGATGCCCTTGGTCGCCCAAGACCTGCCGCAGTCAGTCATCGGAGCGACGAGGCCAACCGTGTTGAACGTCTTCGCGTACGTCCCCGTCCGGTTCCTCTACGGTGGACTCACCGAGGAGCTCATGCTCCGGTTCGGGCTCATGTCGGTGCTCGTGCTCGTCGGGTGGCGCATCACTGGCCGCCGGGCAGATGGCCCGCAACCGCCCGTCATCTGGGCCGCAATCGTCGTCGCAGCCGTGCTGTTCGGTCTGGGTCACCTCCCGGCGCTCGCTCAATCGGTCGCGCTCACCCCAGCACTGGTCGCGCGGACTGTCCTCCTGAACGCGGTCGCTGGTGTCATCTTCGGGTGGCTCTACTGGCGACGGAGCCTCGAGGCCGCGATGGTGGCACACGCCTCGTTTCACGTCCCCCTCGTCGCCCTCTCGCTCGTCCAGGTTACGCTGCTCTGA
- a CDS encoding type II CAAX endopeptidase family protein: MSSIQSFVRRHRFSTFVTLTFVLTWLPWLTVAWMLQTGRPPVVTALVLFGGFGPFLAAVLVAAAGGDLRSWLQNLVDVGAPVGVWVAAILVPVGLYVVALEVFLLAGGGFDRASVLPAAAVPAVVFATFIRGGLEEPGWRGMALPVLQRSIGAFWASVAIGVVWALWHVPLFLMPGSSQAGTSFWLYAPVVVGISVIATWLYNAAGGRVLLPVVFHTLSNAVSVTTATGVVGDEFVSQIGLLIVVWAVVAILVWQYGTDRLSSKPLPTGGLEFASLGESSRSEIRFEDVPGEERA, encoded by the coding sequence GTGTCCTCGATTCAGTCGTTCGTCCGTCGACACCGCTTCTCCACGTTCGTCACGCTCACGTTCGTCCTGACGTGGCTCCCGTGGCTGACAGTCGCGTGGATGCTGCAGACGGGGCGACCGCCAGTCGTGACGGCGCTCGTCCTGTTCGGCGGCTTCGGGCCATTTCTTGCGGCCGTCCTCGTGGCCGCGGCTGGCGGCGATCTCCGGTCGTGGCTCCAGAATCTCGTCGACGTCGGCGCGCCAGTCGGTGTCTGGGTAGCCGCCATCCTCGTTCCCGTCGGCCTCTACGTGGTCGCTCTCGAAGTGTTTCTGCTCGCCGGTGGCGGCTTCGACCGTGCGAGCGTACTTCCGGCAGCCGCAGTTCCGGCGGTCGTCTTCGCGACGTTCATCAGAGGGGGACTCGAGGAGCCCGGCTGGCGCGGGATGGCGCTCCCAGTCCTCCAGCGGTCGATCGGTGCGTTCTGGGCGAGCGTCGCCATCGGGGTCGTCTGGGCCCTCTGGCACGTCCCACTGTTCTTGATGCCAGGCAGTTCACAGGCGGGGACGTCGTTCTGGCTGTATGCACCGGTCGTCGTCGGGATCAGCGTCATCGCGACGTGGCTCTACAACGCCGCCGGTGGGCGTGTGCTTCTCCCAGTCGTCTTCCACACGCTCTCGAACGCCGTGTCCGTCACGACGGCTACCGGCGTGGTCGGTGACGAATTCGTCTCTCAGATCGGGCTTCTGATCGTCGTCTGGGCAGTCGTCGCGATTCTCGTCTGGCAGTACGGGACTGATCGGCTCTCCTCGAAGCCCCTCCCCACCGGCGGGCTCGAATTCGCGAGCCTCGGCGAGTCGAGCCGGTCGGAGATCCGGTTCGAGGACGTGCCCGGGGAGGAGCGAGCCTGA
- a CDS encoding CPBP family intramembrane glutamic endopeptidase — protein MRQQVRRLIDGHPVAVFFALAYAISWLAWLGPILGLSEPISTLGFVVGGFGPALAALVVTWLGRDSVRAWARQIVDWRVAPRWYVAALTIPLVVVALTSVGLSVAGMSVDPGLLPDRVSLVLVSFVSIALVGGGNEEPGWRGLALPKLQEQYAPVSATLILGVVWALWHLPLLATGPTTFHGLAEFVDVAPSVGVRILNIVGVAFILTWIYNETGSVLLAILAHTGFNTANSTLVPLPIDVISAGDSTTILVVTTIALWTVVAVLFVITRGQFGYEAASHAATTPTSDQSSEVH, from the coding sequence ATGAGACAGCAGGTCCGCAGGCTCATCGACGGCCATCCGGTCGCGGTGTTCTTCGCACTCGCCTACGCAATCTCCTGGCTGGCGTGGCTCGGCCCAATCCTCGGGCTGTCCGAGCCGATCAGCACCCTCGGGTTCGTCGTCGGAGGCTTCGGCCCAGCACTCGCGGCCCTCGTCGTCACGTGGCTCGGACGCGATTCGGTCCGGGCGTGGGCTCGCCAGATCGTCGACTGGCGCGTCGCACCACGGTGGTACGTCGCCGCGCTCACCATCCCGTTGGTGGTCGTCGCACTCACGAGCGTCGGCCTCAGCGTCGCAGGCATGTCCGTCGACCCCGGACTCCTCCCCGACCGCGTCTCGCTCGTCCTCGTCTCGTTCGTCTCTATCGCGCTCGTCGGCGGCGGGAACGAAGAACCCGGCTGGCGGGGACTCGCGCTCCCGAAGCTCCAGGAACAGTACGCACCAGTGTCAGCGACCCTCATCCTCGGCGTCGTTTGGGCGCTGTGGCACCTTCCGCTGCTGGCGACCGGTCCCACGACGTTCCACGGACTCGCGGAGTTCGTCGACGTCGCGCCGTCGGTCGGCGTTCGCATCCTGAACATCGTCGGGGTCGCGTTCATCCTGACGTGGATCTACAACGAGACCGGAAGTGTCCTGCTCGCAATCCTGGCGCACACGGGGTTCAACACGGCCAACAGCACGCTCGTCCCGCTCCCAATCGACGTCATCAGTGCCGGCGACTCCACGACCATCCTCGTCGTCACGACAATCGCTCTCTGGACGGTTGTCGCCGTGCTGTTCGTCATCACCCGCGGTCAGTTCGGGTACGAGGCCGCGTCTCATGCAGCAACGACGCCGACGTCAGATCAGAGTTCGGAGGTCCACTAA
- a CDS encoding alpha/beta fold hydrolase, whose product MDSVDRMGPPGAPMIVFIHGAGISRKLWQPQLEALSDDFRVVAPDLPGHGGRVSERFDFPVAVETVERHLAETDAECVVLVGQSLGGYVASEVAARNPDRVSGLVLSGSSAEYHGWLGLKTAVSSLLFRLGARSRWIRNRFVASMHDRLQSRPITDQQATAIVDAGISLDAWGQSGRALVGFSLSDRLSTYPGPVLLLNGADDRLNRPAASDRRDDVPRVSTEVVADAGHTVNLERPRAYTEHVRRFAETCCEQNGA is encoded by the coding sequence ATGGACAGTGTCGATAGGATGGGGCCGCCGGGCGCGCCGATGATCGTGTTCATCCACGGCGCCGGTATCTCCCGGAAACTCTGGCAGCCCCAACTCGAAGCCCTCTCGGACGACTTTCGAGTAGTCGCACCCGACCTCCCCGGTCACGGGGGACGAGTGAGCGAACGGTTCGATTTTCCTGTCGCTGTCGAAACCGTCGAACGCCACCTCGCCGAAACGGACGCAGAGTGTGTCGTCCTCGTCGGTCAGTCGTTGGGGGGATACGTGGCAAGCGAGGTCGCAGCCCGTAACCCGGATCGAGTGAGCGGTCTCGTCCTCTCGGGGAGTAGTGCTGAATACCACGGGTGGCTCGGATTGAAAACAGCCGTCAGCAGTCTCCTGTTCAGACTTGGGGCCCGGAGTCGGTGGATTCGCAATCGGTTCGTAGCTTCCATGCATGACCGGTTGCAGTCGCGCCCGATAACTGACCAGCAAGCTACTGCGATCGTAGACGCCGGCATCTCGCTCGACGCGTGGGGGCAATCCGGTCGAGCGCTCGTCGGGTTTTCGCTCAGCGATCGCCTCTCGACGTATCCGGGACCGGTGCTGCTGTTGAACGGTGCCGACGACCGTCTCAATCGTCCGGCTGCCAGCGACCGACGCGACGACGTCCCGCGGGTCAGCACGGAGGTGGTCGCCGACGCTGGGCACACTGTCAATCTCGAACGACCGCGAGCCTACACAGAACACGTTCGACGGTTCGCCGAGACCTGCTGCGAACAGAACGGAGCGTAA
- a CDS encoding acyl-CoA synthetase, with translation MVTEHNLSEYEDAYDSFEWDDIYAEADWDAPERLNIAHETVDRHAGDRSKVALYYAGVDGERETLTYWELAERSNRVANVLDDLVDAGDRVFSYMPRVPEHYVAMVGALKRGAVWGSVNERFGPDGISYRLDDCSAKLVFTTPENRETVARAVEDAPSVEHVVVVSDDGTGIRRGDVSYHAAVADAAREYEVAETGGEDDALLYYTSGTTGLAKGVLHKHRWVAGVAATQAYSVDLQEGDCYWSTGDLGWLTGPINTLGAWFWGATLFTYEGEFDPETWAGLLDEYPISVFFSVPTVYRLFRANEAVFDDVSLDLRHALSIGEPLGGGVVEWGRDRLGVTIHDTYGQTETGNMVINNYPAMEVRPGSMGKPLPGVTAAVVDPDTGEPLDPGETGVIAERGDFPCFFAEYWNKPEQTADCFVNDWYLSGDLGYVDEDGYFWFEGRADDVIISSGYRIGPFEVESALGEHPAVAEAAVVPKPDDERGNVVKAYVVLTAESEPTESLKTDIQQHVRTELAAHEYPREIEFVDELPKTVTGKIRRTELRDRTTEGEE, from the coding sequence ATGGTGACGGAGCACAACCTCTCGGAGTACGAGGACGCCTACGACTCCTTCGAGTGGGACGACATCTACGCGGAGGCCGACTGGGACGCGCCCGAGCGCCTGAACATCGCCCACGAGACCGTCGACCGCCACGCGGGCGACCGCTCGAAGGTCGCGCTGTACTACGCCGGCGTCGACGGCGAGCGCGAGACGCTCACGTACTGGGAGTTGGCCGAGCGGTCGAACCGCGTCGCGAACGTGCTCGACGACCTCGTCGACGCCGGCGACCGGGTGTTCTCGTACATGCCGCGGGTTCCCGAGCACTACGTGGCGATGGTCGGGGCGCTGAAGCGCGGCGCCGTGTGGGGGAGCGTCAACGAGCGGTTCGGCCCGGACGGCATCTCCTACCGTCTCGACGACTGCAGCGCGAAACTCGTGTTCACGACGCCGGAGAACCGCGAGACGGTCGCTCGCGCCGTCGAAGACGCCCCGTCGGTCGAGCACGTCGTCGTCGTCAGCGACGACGGGACCGGGATTCGCCGCGGCGACGTGAGCTACCACGCCGCCGTCGCCGACGCCGCTCGGGAGTACGAGGTGGCCGAGACGGGCGGCGAGGACGACGCCCTCCTCTACTACACCAGCGGGACGACCGGCCTCGCGAAGGGCGTCCTCCACAAACACCGGTGGGTCGCCGGGGTCGCCGCGACCCAGGCGTACAGCGTCGACCTCCAGGAGGGCGACTGCTACTGGAGCACTGGCGACCTCGGCTGGCTCACCGGCCCGATCAACACGCTCGGGGCGTGGTTCTGGGGGGCGACGCTGTTCACCTACGAGGGGGAGTTCGACCCCGAGACGTGGGCCGGCCTCCTCGACGAGTACCCGATCAGCGTCTTCTTCTCGGTGCCGACGGTGTACCGGCTGTTCCGTGCGAACGAGGCGGTGTTCGACGACGTGTCGCTCGACCTCCGGCACGCCCTCTCCATCGGCGAACCGCTCGGCGGGGGCGTCGTCGAGTGGGGGCGCGACCGCCTCGGCGTGACGATCCACGACACCTACGGGCAGACGGAGACGGGGAACATGGTGATCAACAACTACCCCGCGATGGAGGTGCGCCCGGGGAGCATGGGCAAGCCGCTCCCCGGCGTCACCGCGGCGGTGGTCGACCCCGACACCGGGGAGCCGCTCGACCCCGGCGAGACGGGCGTGATCGCCGAGCGCGGCGACTTCCCGTGCTTCTTCGCGGAGTACTGGAACAAGCCAGAGCAGACCGCCGACTGCTTCGTGAACGACTGGTATCTCTCTGGGGATCTGGGCTACGTCGACGAGGACGGCTACTTCTGGTTCGAGGGCCGCGCGGACGACGTGATCATCTCCTCGGGCTACCGCATCGGCCCGTTCGAGGTCGAGAGCGCCCTCGGCGAGCACCCGGCGGTCGCGGAGGCCGCGGTCGTCCCCAAGCCGGACGACGAGCGCGGGAACGTAGTGAAGGCGTACGTCGTCCTCACCGCGGAGTCCGAGCCCACGGAGTCGCTGAAGACCGACATCCAACAGCACGTGCGGACCGAACTCGCGGCCCACGAGTACCCCCGAGAGATCGAGTTCGTCGACGAGTTACCGAAGACGGTGACGGGGAAGATCCGACGGACCGAACTGCGAGATCGGACAACGGAGGGCGAGGAGTAG
- a CDS encoding TetR/AcrR family transcriptional regulator codes for MGDSVPKFTDERRSEIRRTLLDVGAEQFADRGLEETAIADLTGEAGIATGTFYSFFDSKEELLAAILRREAEHVYADLRVVLKENEDDPETALRQFVRVAGDALVTTPLFRKTISREDRARLVEELPDTDILESHREKRDILVPYIEQWQQAGRITDGDVDTIASGILYIATLALRRDEIGDARYPTVRDCLIDWMVAGLCT; via the coding sequence GTGGGTGACAGCGTGCCAAAATTCACCGACGAACGACGCAGTGAGATCAGACGAACGCTTCTCGACGTCGGCGCAGAACAGTTTGCAGACCGCGGACTCGAGGAGACAGCAATCGCTGATCTCACGGGAGAGGCTGGGATAGCGACCGGCACCTTCTACTCGTTTTTCGACTCGAAAGAGGAGTTGCTCGCCGCGATACTTCGGCGAGAAGCCGAGCACGTCTATGCAGACCTCCGGGTCGTGTTGAAAGAAAACGAGGACGACCCCGAAACTGCGCTCCGGCAGTTCGTGCGTGTCGCCGGGGATGCGCTCGTGACCACTCCGCTCTTCAGGAAGACGATTTCCCGGGAGGACCGTGCTCGATTGGTAGAGGAACTGCCCGACACAGACATCCTCGAGAGTCACCGAGAGAAACGAGACATTCTGGTTCCGTACATCGAGCAGTGGCAGCAAGCGGGGCGCATCACCGACGGGGACGTCGATACGATCGCTTCGGGTATCCTCTACATCGCAACTCTCGCTCTTCGTCGCGACGAGATTGGGGACGCTCGCTATCCCACTGTTAGGGACTGTTTGATCGACTGGATGGTTGCTGGGCTGTGTACGTAG
- a CDS encoding type II CAAX endopeptidase family protein, producing MYLAVAVGGTWAFWLPAIALGVRFDSAVGLVLLLVGLAVPGVAGIVFVYLVYDERGRADFWNRVVNPRRVGLRWLAVILLVPLGVAVLAGVVDLLLGGTGPTWGAGVTQFSVNPLAILPALFFATLPPILEELGWRGYALDRLQLKWSALSASLVLGVVWALWHLPLFFVEGTYQHDSVGFATTSFWLFMAGIVALSLAFTWIYNNTERSILGIVVLHGWVNSTAEFIVVPDPAYYGLWFVLAAAIVAIWGAKTMTAADEVPHPPLPTDT from the coding sequence GTGTACCTCGCCGTCGCAGTGGGGGGGACGTGGGCGTTCTGGCTGCCAGCGATCGCTCTCGGCGTTCGGTTCGACAGCGCCGTCGGGCTCGTGTTGCTCCTCGTCGGTCTCGCCGTCCCCGGCGTGGCCGGTATCGTCTTCGTCTACCTCGTCTACGACGAACGCGGACGGGCCGACTTCTGGAACCGCGTCGTCAATCCCCGACGCGTTGGCCTTCGATGGCTCGCCGTGATTCTGCTGGTCCCCCTCGGTGTCGCCGTTCTCGCTGGCGTCGTGGATCTGCTCCTCGGCGGAACCGGTCCAACGTGGGGAGCGGGCGTAACCCAGTTCAGCGTGAACCCTCTCGCCATCCTCCCTGCGTTGTTCTTCGCGACCCTTCCCCCCATCCTCGAAGAGTTAGGGTGGCGAGGGTACGCACTCGACCGACTACAGCTGAAGTGGTCGGCGTTGAGCGCGAGCCTGGTCCTCGGCGTCGTCTGGGCGCTCTGGCACTTGCCCCTGTTCTTCGTCGAGGGGACGTACCAACACGATTCGGTTGGGTTTGCGACGACGAGCTTCTGGTTGTTCATGGCCGGAATCGTCGCGCTCTCGTTGGCGTTCACGTGGATCTACAACAACACGGAACGCAGCATCCTCGGCATCGTCGTCCTGCACGGTTGGGTAAACTCCACCGCCGAATTCATCGTGGTCCCGGACCCGGCCTACTACGGGCTCTGGTTCGTGCTCGCTGCGGCAATCGTCGCGATCTGGGGAGCCAAGACCATGACGGCCGCCGACGAAGTGCCTCACCCGCCACTTCCGACCGACACGTAG
- a CDS encoding alpha/beta hydrolase, producing MTEQLSTPLTHQVIASPLGVLFQSRLFERVKIATVDREFGVLRARAAADVAGTDVDRFLEELGVTNPIDDSLTSKIARALEKHDDAKSRYESVTAEWDDVFWGDRQRSIDERTRLEKERRAAGAAWVSPQKTFKFASKNDLVDIVDFDVPDPETTIAEWGSLTPAEVYAPPEEVPEIAQSATMRGPDTREYLVRFPSPSPYVDDTAYARVYEPSDAPPDAPLPTLVYGTGLAMACDSIEYWTEEEYVGRELAPSGYRVVLPIPPWHGRREIPGWYTGEPYLARMPVSAIELYATQAIETAVVIDWARSRGAPTVGVGGLSLGGIVAMFVAAHAGTWPEHMRPDVAIPVAASADIGELLFESSLTEILGVSGALRDEGWTPALLSELDPLLNAPETPGIPADRIFAVGGLVDEMTQYSTTSDTLDRWGVPESNRLEWDCGHFGVTLRAMRTDEFQEFVKGALETGQ from the coding sequence ATGACAGAGCAACTTTCTACACCACTCACACACCAAGTGATCGCGTCGCCACTCGGAGTCCTGTTCCAGTCTCGATTGTTCGAGCGAGTGAAGATAGCGACCGTCGACCGGGAGTTCGGCGTGTTGCGAGCCCGCGCCGCCGCCGATGTCGCCGGAACCGACGTAGACCGGTTCCTGGAAGAACTCGGCGTGACCAACCCGATCGACGACTCCCTCACGTCGAAGATCGCCCGCGCACTCGAGAAACACGACGACGCGAAGTCTCGATACGAGTCGGTTACTGCCGAGTGGGACGACGTGTTCTGGGGAGACCGACAGCGATCGATCGACGAACGAACGAGGCTCGAGAAGGAGCGACGTGCGGCTGGCGCCGCGTGGGTGTCGCCGCAGAAGACGTTCAAGTTCGCGTCGAAGAACGACCTCGTCGACATCGTGGACTTCGACGTCCCCGACCCGGAGACGACGATCGCAGAGTGGGGGTCGCTGACCCCCGCGGAAGTCTACGCACCGCCAGAGGAGGTTCCCGAGATAGCGCAGTCGGCGACCATGCGAGGCCCAGACACCCGAGAGTACCTCGTTCGGTTCCCGTCGCCATCGCCGTACGTGGACGACACGGCGTACGCGCGAGTGTACGAACCGTCCGACGCACCACCGGACGCGCCCTTGCCGACACTCGTCTACGGAACCGGACTGGCGATGGCCTGTGACTCCATCGAGTACTGGACCGAAGAGGAGTACGTTGGGCGAGAACTCGCGCCGTCCGGGTATCGCGTCGTGCTCCCGATTCCGCCGTGGCACGGTCGACGCGAGATACCAGGCTGGTACACGGGAGAACCGTACCTCGCCAGGATGCCGGTGAGCGCAATCGAGTTGTACGCGACTCAAGCGATAGAGACAGCCGTCGTCATCGACTGGGCTCGCTCCCGCGGGGCACCGACGGTCGGCGTCGGCGGCCTCAGTCTCGGCGGCATCGTCGCGATGTTCGTCGCGGCACACGCGGGGACGTGGCCCGAGCACATGCGACCCGACGTCGCCATTCCGGTTGCCGCCTCTGCAGATATCGGCGAGCTCCTCTTCGAGAGTTCACTAACCGAGATTTTGGGAGTGAGCGGCGCGCTCCGAGACGAGGGGTGGACACCGGCGCTGCTGTCGGAGCTCGATCCCCTGCTCAACGCGCCTGAAACGCCGGGAATTCCTGCCGATCGGATCTTCGCCGTCGGTGGGCTCGTCGACGAGATGACCCAGTATTCGACGACGAGTGACACGCTCGATCGGTGGGGCGTCCCCGAGTCGAACCGACTGGAGTGGGACTGTGGCCACTTCGGCGTCACACTCCGGGCGATGCGAACCGACGAGTTCCAGGAGTTCGTGAAGGGTGCTCTGGAGACCGGTCAGTGA
- a CDS encoding MFS transporter has product MELTAHIRERRWLPVAGYGLFVALMVAGYYYNITFVQLGLIDLGTRLVGMSETAVSMWMAALALVTLVVAVVTGVTMDRRGWSTDLRTKLRLLFGVVCLQFALTFVAPMIRTVPAFGAWIVLASIGLGVGFPVSFSLAIDLVPVPDRGYVAAAITAIAYFFANAIPLDWSVDVFSQVMVAAMVPGIVVLAGVSFVRVDSLDAILDALGEQHERYGTGRFCHSEQIRARSVAFVVPVVLMFGVFFIDSLGFLRIIDTPSLLLSSWQSPEFSTRLFIAVAHVVGAVMAGVIYANYSISRIFLWTFALFALTHVMYTSDLRIAQLFPAVASGGTSPLNPALYAVAVSFYTTLNFALWPDLSTPETIGTHSAIGVGVAGWLATFSSTALALYFQESELTLLSHLNVVQALSLLLLFGLAVGLYAKRMVTLARENSGAGV; this is encoded by the coding sequence ATGGAGTTGACTGCACACATTCGAGAGCGCCGATGGCTACCGGTGGCGGGGTACGGTCTCTTCGTCGCCCTGATGGTCGCCGGGTACTACTACAACATCACGTTCGTCCAATTGGGCCTCATCGACCTCGGGACGCGTCTCGTCGGAATGTCCGAGACTGCCGTCTCGATGTGGATGGCGGCGTTGGCGCTCGTGACACTCGTCGTCGCAGTCGTGACTGGCGTGACGATGGACCGACGCGGGTGGAGTACGGACCTCCGAACGAAGCTCCGACTCCTGTTCGGCGTCGTCTGTCTCCAGTTCGCGCTCACGTTCGTCGCCCCAATGATCCGGACCGTCCCCGCGTTCGGCGCGTGGATCGTCCTCGCGTCGATCGGCCTTGGTGTCGGATTTCCCGTCTCGTTCTCTCTCGCTATCGACCTCGTGCCGGTTCCGGACCGAGGGTACGTCGCCGCGGCGATCACAGCGATTGCGTACTTTTTCGCGAATGCGATCCCACTCGACTGGTCAGTCGACGTCTTCAGTCAGGTAATGGTCGCCGCGATGGTCCCAGGGATCGTCGTGCTGGCCGGCGTCTCGTTTGTCCGCGTTGACAGTCTCGATGCGATCCTCGACGCCCTCGGGGAGCAACACGAGAGGTACGGTACTGGGCGGTTCTGTCACAGCGAGCAGATTCGGGCACGAAGTGTCGCGTTCGTCGTTCCGGTCGTCCTGATGTTCGGCGTGTTCTTCATCGACAGCCTCGGGTTTCTCCGGATAATCGACACACCATCGCTCCTCCTGAGTTCCTGGCAGTCGCCGGAGTTCTCGACGCGCCTGTTCATCGCCGTGGCACACGTCGTCGGCGCGGTGATGGCTGGCGTCATCTACGCGAACTACTCGATCTCTCGGATCTTCCTCTGGACGTTCGCGCTGTTCGCCCTGACACACGTCATGTACACGTCGGACCTGCGAATCGCCCAACTGTTCCCCGCAGTTGCGAGCGGCGGCACTTCACCCCTGAATCCCGCCCTGTACGCGGTGGCAGTGAGCTTCTACACGACGCTGAACTTCGCGCTCTGGCCTGACCTCTCCACGCCCGAAACGATCGGCACCCACTCTGCAATCGGGGTCGGCGTCGCCGGGTGGCTCGCCACGTTCTCGAGCACCGCGCTCGCACTGTACTTCCAGGAGTCAGAACTCACGCTCCTCTCTCACCTGAACGTGGTACAGGCGCTCTCGCTCCTCCTTTTGTTCGGACTCGCCGTCGGTCTGTACGCGAAACGGATGGTCACACTCGCGCGCGAGAACAGCGGGGCAGGCGTATGA
- a CDS encoding polymer-forming cytoskeletal protein, with amino-acid sequence MSPTEAIPLLIVVLLLASIGGGDVGEMSVTFQGEHDVDSLSDVHVVAGGTTTVPVNETVDGDVYVIGGTAAIDGTIDGDVTLLNGNLSVRDGATVTGTLQTFSGSATISSDASVGRVSQFEPPTPSESPTRQVVGVLLQFLVLGAFGLWLVVRHPLAIENVGAAITEHTVVSGVVGSLGATTLLVLFVYMAFTLILIPVALVGLVAEFLVILYGQAVFGYIVGTRLPIERDDIATVVGVAVFLLAFELLGFVPYLGGIAQLTVAAVGFGAVLNTYFGLQRFDPVTIPGGN; translated from the coding sequence ATGAGCCCGACGGAAGCCATCCCGCTGCTCATCGTCGTGCTGCTGCTGGCCTCTATCGGAGGGGGCGACGTCGGGGAGATGTCCGTGACGTTCCAGGGCGAGCACGACGTGGATTCGCTCTCGGACGTCCACGTGGTCGCCGGTGGAACGACTACCGTCCCCGTGAACGAGACCGTCGACGGCGACGTCTACGTGATCGGCGGGACTGCAGCAATCGACGGCACCATCGACGGGGACGTGACGCTCCTCAACGGGAATCTCTCGGTCCGTGACGGCGCGACTGTGACAGGGACGCTCCAGACATTCTCGGGGTCCGCGACGATCAGTTCCGACGCGTCGGTCGGTCGGGTCTCGCAGTTCGAGCCCCCGACCCCGTCGGAGTCTCCCACTCGGCAGGTCGTGGGAGTGCTCCTCCAGTTCCTCGTCCTCGGCGCGTTCGGGTTGTGGCTCGTCGTGCGACACCCACTCGCCATCGAGAACGTCGGCGCGGCCATCACCGAGCACACAGTGGTCAGCGGTGTCGTCGGGAGCCTCGGCGCGACGACTCTTCTCGTTCTGTTCGTCTATATGGCGTTCACCCTCATCCTGATCCCAGTCGCCCTCGTCGGACTCGTGGCCGAGTTTCTCGTCATTCTCTACGGCCAGGCCGTATTCGGGTACATCGTCGGGACACGACTCCCGATCGAGCGCGACGACATCGCGACGGTCGTTGGTGTCGCCGTGTTCCTCCTCGCCTTCGAACTCCTCGGGTTCGTGCCGTACCTCGGGGGGATTGCACAGCTCACAGTCGCAGCGGTCGGCTTCGGTGCCGTCCTGAACACGTACTTCGGTCTGCAGCGGTTCGACCCCGTCACGATCCCGGGGGGGAACTAA